A region of Ochotona princeps isolate mOchPri1 chromosome 2, mOchPri1.hap1, whole genome shotgun sequence DNA encodes the following proteins:
- the CREB3L4 gene encoding cyclic AMP-responsive element-binding protein 3-like protein 4, which produces MDLGTPDLLDAWLEPPEDVFSTGSFLQLGLHCPPEAPGTRLQEQGLPGWESTGGHGHGLQENEPEDCLKIFIDPNEVYCSEASPGSDSGISEDPGCSDSPPAPQPPSSPALYEVVYEAGILDGMQRTAEPSVGLISIQLDQWSPPLLVPEACMVGRLPLDAHPPILPRAGAVAPGPADTLLSRQPLFLTDEEKRLLGQEGVSLPSHLPLTKAEERVLKKVRRKIRNKQSAQDSRRRKKEYIDGLESRVAACSAQNQELQKKVQELERHNISLVAQLRQLQSLIAQTSTKAAQTSTCVLILLFSLVLIILPSFSPFQGLPQVGPEDYQAHGVISRNILTHKGIADNLETPVAESRLLEPPGAKRANGSARTLLEKTRGRPGASGRLTAVLHADEM; this is translated from the exons CTGGGCCTCCACTGTCCTCCCGAGGCCCCGGGGACCAGGCTACAAGAACAGGGCCTGCCAGGCTGGGAGTCTACAGGGGGCCATGGCCAT GGCCTTCAGGAGAATGAGCCTGAAGACTGCTTGAAGATTTTTATTGATCCCAATGAGGTGTACTGCTCAGAGGCCTCTCCAGGCAGCGACAGCGGCATCTCTGAGGACCCTGGCTGTTCCGACAGTCCACCTGCACCGCAGCCCCCCAGCTCTCCTGCCCTCTATGAAGTTGTCTATGAGGCAGGGATCCTGGATGGGATGCAGAGGACAGCTGAGCCAAGCGTGGGGCTCATCTCCATTCAGCTAG ATCAGTGGAGCCCACCGTTGCTGGTGCCTGAGGCCTGCATGGTTGGCAGGCTGCCCTTGGATGCTCACCCTCCCATCCTGCCccgagctggtgctgtggctccagGGCCTGCCGACACCCTG ctgtCACGTCAGCCGTTGTTCCTGACAGATGAGGAGAAGCGCCTGCTGGGGCAGGAAGGGGTTTCTCTGCCCTCGCACCTGCCACTCACCAAG GCAGAGGAAAGGGTCCTCAAGAAAGTCAGGAGGAAAATCCGGAACAAGCAGTCGGCTCAGGACAGCCGGCGGCGGAAGAAAGAGTACATCGATGGGTTGGAGAGCAG GGTGGCAGCCTGTTCTGCACAGAACCAGGAGCTACAGAAAAAAGTCCAGGAGCTGGAGAGACACAACAT ctCCCTCGTGGCTCAGCTCCGCCAGCTGCAGTCGCTCATTGCTCAGACCTCCACAAAGGCTGCCCAGACCAGCACCTGTGTTCTG ATCCTTCTTTTTTCCCTGGTTCTCATCATCTTGCCCAGCTTCAGCCCCTTCCAAGGCCTACCTCAAGTTGGGCCCGAGGACTACCAGGCTCATGGAG TGATTTCCAGAAATATCCTGACCCACAAGGGCATTGCCGACAATCTGGAGACCCCAGTGGCCGAGTCCAGACTCCTGGAGCCACCTGGAGCCAAGCGTGCCAATGGCTCAGCAAGGACACTGCTTGAGAAGACACGAGGGAGGCCGGGAGCCAGTGGGCGCCTCACTGCTGTGCTGCACGCAGATGAGATGTGA
- the JTB gene encoding protein JTB, producing the protein MPAGAGTRGLPQARRLCWLLCAVTFKLCQAEASVSEDKLSVSASNLPCWLVEEFVVAEECSACSTFQTKTIPECGSTGHVEKITCSPSARNEFKSCRSAVMEQRLFWKFEGAVLGVALVFACLVILRQRQLDRKALEKVRKQIESI; encoded by the exons ATGCCTGCGGGCGCGGGGACGCGTGGCCTCCCCCAGGCCCGCCgcctgtgctggctgctctgcgcCGTCACTTTCAAGCTCTG CCAAGCCGAGGCTTCTGTGTCCGAGGACAAGCTGTCAG TGAGCGCCTCCAATTTGCCGTGCTGGCTGGTGGAAGAGTTTGTGGTGGCCGAAGAGTGCAGCGCGTGTTCTACCTTCCAGACT AAAACCATCCCTGAGTGTGGTTCCACGGGGCACGTGGAGAAGATCACGTGCAGTCCATCTGCAAGGAATGAGTTCAAAAG CTGCCGCTCCGCTGTGATGGAACAGCGCTTGTTCTGGAAGTTCGAAGGGGCCGTCTTGGGTGTGGCCTTGGTCTTTGCCTGCCTTGTCATCCTCCGTCAGCGACAGCTGGACAGAAAGGCTCTGGAGAAGGTGCGGAAGCAGATCGAGTCCATCTGA